The sequence below is a genomic window from Cicer arietinum cultivar CDC Frontier isolate Library 1 chromosome 6, Cicar.CDCFrontier_v2.0, whole genome shotgun sequence.
TCAATTCAAccactttttcttcttttctttgcATATTTCAGTTGCTTGAGGAGTTTTCACCCCCCTTCCCCCTTATTGAAAGATTAAACTTCCTACATCATTATCACATAAAAGTGTTAAAAACTTAGGCCAATACCAATTGAGCTACAAGCTGTTAAACTAGTTGATTTAGTTTTCAAAAAAGTATGTGTTACTTGTGCAGATTGGCATGTTCTGCTACAGCGGGATGACACCAGAACAGGTTGATCGTTTGACAAACGAATTTCATATTTACATGACACGTAACGGTCGAATAAGGTGACACACCTAATCTTATATGTTTCGTTCTTTCTACTGTCATTTCCTTTACGTTAGGTGTTTGTTGGAGATGATAGCTTACTGTTTACTTATGTTACATATGCATGTGATTATGACAGTATGGCTGGTCTTAATACGGGCAACGTTGGATATGTGGCTAACGCTATCAACGAGGTTACAAAATCAGCCTAGATATTCATTTGTGCAGAGACCAAATTTTTGTCCTAGGAAACAACAAACACCTCAGAAGTAGTATTATTGAGAGGAGCACAAAAAAATTTGAGCACTTATAACCATTTATTATGCAGTTTCACTGTGTTTCATTTGTGATTCGATAGACTGAATAATTTGAAGAGTAGATTGAATAAGAGATTTCATGAATGATTATTAATGACTGTGCTTACAGTTTTACTATACTGTGAAAAGGATTATTCTTGGCTGTGAATCTTTACGATTTTGTTGATGTTAGAACGGAAATTTAAAAACTTAGGGTTATTTTGATAGTCGTTATAAGTTGTGGATTGAGACCGATGAGTGCGGCTATGTCATGCTAACATTTCTGCCTATGTTGGAAATAGAATAACAACTTTGTGAAGGTAATTCTAAAAGTTATTTAATGTTGATAAAAACTTTGTGAAGATAATTCTAAAAGGTAATTTGAATGAAGATAAAAACTTGTAACTCTCCAATCTATACATATGGGAATTTTGACTTCGAGATCAAAGTTATTTAATGTTGATAAAAATAGtctctaaattttataaattagtgaATGCATCTTTGGAATTGTAATGTCTTGAGGAGATTGTTTATCCATAAACTTTTTTGCcttcaaatattatataatatgacATGTAAACATGTAAGATTCTATACAAATTTCACGTCACATTAAATGAACTTGCATTTTATATCTAACACGTGTCGTCTAAACATCCAAATacgttaaataatttttatcttgtaataaattttatatatagtaCAATTGAATCCTTGATGAAAGTTGGTCAAAAGTTTACCTCAATATTTACAATAAATTTGCAATAAAAAATTCACTCTAGTTTTTGAAACATAACCACTATCTGAGAAATTGTTGATCCTTTGTATAAATAGATGAGTAATAAATGAACTTAGAAAATTATCACAGGTGAACGAGATAATAACCTAGTACTAACTGTATCTATTTGTATCCTTCTAATTTGTGTCACTCCTTTAATACCAACACAAACTAAATCTTCTGTAATTTATAGGAACAAATATTAAATCTGctacttttttatttacttttgttattataaaataataaaaccatAAAAACTTCATCTCCCTCCTTCACCTCTCAGTCAACTTGCATATGAAATTCTTGTGAGTATTAAGAACACATTCTCCAATACACATTTCTTAACACACTACTtcctattaattaaaaaattcacgAGATcccatttaaattaaatttgacagatcccatttaaattttaaccaataaagagtgtttaaaaatatttgttagaaAATATGTTCCTAAATCTTTTCAATTGCTGAACAATGGATCAATAGCTTGTATTCTTTGTTTGGAAGAGGCTAGGCACATAGCACTGCGATCTCATCCTAGAGATAATTGAGTTTAAAGCCCTAAAGAGAGATTTGTTTTGGTTAGTTGGAGTGTTCAATCTCCAGTGAAGGTCGTGATCATCAAAAGGAAGAGCCCCTAACAGCCACAACCTCTGCCATTTTGGGGCCCATAATGCTGATAGAATTGCCACTTGCAACTGAGGTGCATCATCACTTTGCAAGTCAAACTTAGTATCAAATGTAACATATAtggtttattattattacaaggAGACATGAGCTTGAAAACCGCAGTTTGGATCGTTCAAATGAGTGGCAAaagattttattgaaaaatcaCGGTATAGAAATGCATAATTGTCATATAAAATCCTTTTGCAGCACAACAGTAAATCACTGGTTACAGAACAAACAATTAAATCACAAAATAAAGGGGTTAGCTCGGTATTACTAAGAATAAATTAAGTAAGCAATATTTTTCAGTGCTGCAATGAGGAACATGAAACATGGAAGACCACCAAAAAGTTCATCAAGCTCATACAAAAGATATTAAATATTCCAATTACTTATTGCCACCTATATCACAGAACAAACCTTAGAAAATCAATGGTAATGGACAAAAACTAAAGCAACATATGATTCATCAAAATTCAGCTTCATGTCGAAAGCCATATCCAATCCACACGATTCATACCAGATGTGCTTTCTTATAGTTATCTGCTGCTTTGGATAACGATTGTATTGATACTGGTACCCCTGGGCCAATCTGCATCAATAATtcaatattacaatttaataacTAACTTCAAGGCTAGACCTTGTTCCCCACTCCACAAAATCCTCCCCACTAATTTACTCCCTCTCGTGTCAAATATAAGAGAAAACAAGGTCAAAGAAAATGGATgtatttggtccaaaatttaGGCGAAATTCATCCATTTTCTTTGACCCTACTTGATCTTATATTTGAGACCAGAGGGAATGTTAATTATTACCAGCAAAATGTTTAGCATATGTtcacttcaaaattcaaatttcatcCCTGCTCCATTCTGAAAACAGGAATACAGTCAtggaatttgaattttgaaatgatGGAATGTCTGCTAAACATTTTGCTTGTAATAGTTTAAGTAAAATAGGGATTAAATTCATTGGAATAGATCCATTCCTGGATGGGAGGGGGGAATTTTTCACACATTCAATGTCTAATTCAGAAACAACAATCATATGAAGAACAAGAATGAAGTAGTAACTTTTCAGCCTTAAATAACGTAAAATTAAGCATTAGAAAAGAAACAGAATGCTACATAAGAGCTTACCGTGCTGCATATATGGACAGACAACACATACCCAGCATATTTAGAAGCTGGACAACAAAAAAGCAAGTATAAGATAACAGAAATATCCTCAGCATACAAAATTGGTGATCATGTTTCACCAGCATCAAGACGATGTAAGATCAAATTTTGGTATAGGTTTTTACTTTGTGGGTGGTTTTATTATTCCATAACCTCAATAACtccttattattaattatattcacTGTTAAGCTGTTACtttattcaacttttgtttttCAGGCCTAGTAGAATATTACTGATATTTGTATTTCCTGGTAGTATTGAAATGTATATAGGCCTGGCTTTGTGACACCTAGGAGTTATTGGGCCTTGCTTTTGTGTCTAAGCTTCTTGAATGTTTAGTAGCggtgtgtttttgtttttctatacCTAATCAATGTAGGATAAGTTAAAGGTGGTCTATTTATCTAAACTATTCAAATGATTTCTCTTTGAGAGATTGTCCTACATTTGATGACAGCATATTCTGTCTTCTCTTTTATGTGATGAAATCAAATCTTAGCAgactcttttcttttctcacTCTGTTTGAAATTCTTTAGGCTAGAAAGTGGCAAATCTGAGAAAAGGATGGAGTGAAGAGAAAGAACAACCATAACATCAATGTTTCACAGACAAGACAGATCCAACATTATAATAACAGACCATATACATAAGAGCATGTATACTACTTACTCTTCTTCAAGCCAGCAGGTTTTGCTTGTAATACAGCATTCATAAATGCACCAATATTCTCCCGTAAAGACTCTTCTTTGTAGCTTACCTGTGGATATTATTGTAAGCACATTAGAATATCTCGCACAAAAAACCTATTCCTTTTGTAAGGAAATTTATAAGGAGATTTAAGAAAACACAACAGTACCTTTCCAACTCCCACATGCAAAATTGATTTACTTTCCATTTTAAACTCAATACGACCCTGTCTTAGCTCTTTCAACTGCCCTGCAATATCACTAGTCAGAGTACCTAGCTGCAAAACATATTAATACAGCCAAACAAGAGTTAAATACAATCCACATACCCTACATttcaaaaagaatataaaatgtCAACAAACATTGAGAAACTAACTTTCTTGTCAGGCATCAGTCTGCGCTTTCTGAGATATTGTGCTATCTGCATACCAGTTCATATAAACTTTAGAAGAAGAAGCCACTAATTTATATGATTGAACAAGAACAAGACATTTCAAATTCAAGATACCTTTCCAAGATGAGGTGCCATTCCAGGAGTGGAGAAGCACTTGTCAACTTTGAGCTTATTATTACCACCTAGTTTAGAATTTAGAGATTTAACATTCTCAGCATAAAAAGGGAAAACTATAATTGCTAAGGCAATTTAAACATCCGTAGTATAgcataatgaaaaaaatatatatatcacaatTAACGTCTCTTAACATTAACATGTGACGAAAAAAGTTAATATCAAGCATTTAACTAAAAGAGCACATACTACTATATTTTAGACATAAGCATGAAGCAGAACAGAACAGAAAGAAGAAAATCTACAGAGAGAAAAGAATATGCATTTAAGAAAAGCAAGCATAGAACCAACAGCAGAATCAACAAAATTGCTTGGAGAAAGAGATCAGTTCATTACTTGCAATCTCCTCAATAAGCTCTTTACCACCAACTATATCAGCTCCTGCAGCTTTCGCTTCCTCTGCCTCTGTCCCTTCTGCAAAAACAGCCACACTGACGGCCTGGAAGATATAGATAATTAGATGACAAACCTACCTTTATATCAATTGCTTAACATTTGTAAGTTACCTTAGGAGCCCCGTGAGGCAGAATTACAGTACCACGAACTGCCTGCCAGAATTGAAACCATTAACTTCTAAAATAAACGATTGAGAAAACAGAATATAATACTTTTTATCCAAAACCACAGAATACAAACAGATAAAACAGAATATAGCGGTGTTGTGGGATGTATAAGCACAAGAAGTTAACAGGAGACAAATCATGAGAATTTTTTAGATCCAATTTGTTTGCAATCTTTGAAGAAATTTCCCAAAATAAAGATAAACTCACAGTATGCAGTActtaaaagttataaaaaagcTATATCACTCAAAGATGTTACCagatatttatcaaaagcaTGTCGTGAACAAGGCTAATAATATCAAGCAGTTACTGAAAATATCAAGCATGTCATGCCAAACCTATAGAACTTAAGTTGatgtgtaaaattttaaaatttacaacgTATTCAAAAAATgggaaaaagaaatatattgaaatatacCAGTTCTGTTCGCTTTGAATCAATGCCCAATCTTACATGTGCTTCAACAGTTTCATCAAACTTTGCCTTGGCATTGGCCTGAACAATATGTAATTATATTAGAAATGGAACATTATGAGTAAAACGGGAAGGTGCTAATTGCTTAGGATCTGTAGACATAGACATAAGTGAATGAATTAAtggaaaaattataattaacagtTCTGTAGTCAATCGCGGACACAATAtgtaataacataaaataaaatcgtAAACATTCACATGTATGAGAGTGTACATATACAGAATCAGAGAAAAAAATAGTGTTATTATTGAAGTCCGGATACAATTTTTATACTCTCTAAATTGGTTccctaaacaaaaaaaacatgtgTTTTCCATCAGTATATCTACAACTTGTGGCTCTAATTTTGGCAGTGTTATCAATAGCGGATTGCGGAAAATACTCAATTACCAAAAATCCGCTACGTGAAATGGTGTCGCGGTCAAATAGCGGAGGCCGCGTAGAGGTAgaaataactaaattatatatataaaaaaggcaCGTTGAATACAACTAAAACAGGGAATGGAGCCATAACATAGCTTATATATTGAAAGTTATACATATTACAGTGAATATAAGAGTAATACCCACTAACTCTttagtttctctattttaaaaatagtctaTGTTTGGCACTCATGCAAAACCttcagttttattattttttaaaaacctaaaattatattttttccaCTATTCCCGCTATTTCGGCTAGCAGAAATTGGAATAGCGGAACTGGGATAGCTTTGTAGTTTTCATTGCGGATTCATCAAAATCCGCTATGCTACAGCactgctatttgacaacactaaaTTTTCGAACATCATTGCAATAGTTATTTCTTTCCAAGAAGGTTTGCGGGATACATTTTCAGTCCCCTAAAATATAGAAGGTGTTGTATGATTGCATCTTATCAACAACATGTCAACATATAATAAATGACCAACTAAGGTTTAACCAGTTTAACGCAATATCACAACGCATGTGTTTACAAAGTTAAACTAAGTTACGGTGCATGACTATTTAAAAAACACATTGGCATTGCAAAATTATTTCAATGTTTCTTGTCCTATAAGTAATTGTTGAAAGTTACTAAGACAGCTAAAAAAGTGCTAAATTGCAGCCGTAATATAAAGGTTTTAGATGTCTCTGCAACAGTATTGCAATTGCGGCTACATCAATCACGTTTGCCAACATTTTGCTGCAATAACAAGGTTTGCAGCATAACCGCAATTGGCCACAACCACAATTTGATTTAGAACCAATATcctaacaaattttaaaaatattgagtaTCTCTTTCTTATTTGATCAACAAGACTTCGTTTTTCATAAACAACTTCACAATACGAAGCACATGTTGTCTGCAACAACCTAATACTAAGTTTGAACTAACAACTTGATTCTACTAAATTGGAGAAAAATAGAGTAACATAAGCGAATCACCAATGAATCATTAGAAAACTAAAGAATGAATGTAGACAAATTTGAAATGAGTAGGGTAATATTCTCTTCTCTGACCTTAACTTGGCGAATGGCCTCTGTCAAATCATAAAGAGGTGGCTTCTCCTTTTGCTTGGGCTTTATCAACAAAGGAAAAGGCACCTTCATCTTTTCATCTTCCGTAGCTTTAATAATCTTCTTCCTAATCTGATCCTCCGCCTCAATTCGCTTCCTCTCCTTCTCCAGTTCCTCATTCTTCGCCTGGCCGGCATTATCGTCGGGGAGTGGAGCCACCCGCACAGGGTATGACACCGGCGTTATAGACGGCGCGTCCTTCACGTACCGAATATCTTCGCGAGTCCATGCTCGCGGCTGTTCGGGAACATCCGCTGGTGTAGGAGGAGGTTGAGTGAGAGATTGGGCGTCGGAGGAGGGTTGGGGCTCTGGTGGCGGCGGGGCATTGGGTTTGACGGGGTAGGAAACGGGGTCGATTGGAATGGATTCGAAGGGTGTGGTTGGAGGGTTAGATTGGGAAGAAGAAAAGGATCTGTTGTGAGAGATGAGGGAATGAGAAAGGGGGGAGTGGAAATGGGAAGGGTGTTTGGTGAGGCAGTGGCGGCGAGCTTGGGAGAGGAGAAGCTTAAGTGACGCCATGGTAGTGTCTAACCACTAGCGTGTGTGAGAGACTGAGAGGGGTTTTGGGGGGTTTGGGTTTGAGTAACCGGGTCAAGGTGCAAGAGAGGCACTTGGTTGGTTCGGGTTTTTTAAACCGGAATCAGAAACCCGGTATCAGTTTTTCTGCCCGGTTTACTTGTATCTGTTTCAATTTGTATATGGAGTTTGGAATAACCATGAGTTGGACGAAATCATAGTTTCAATTGacctatttaaaattaagaatataataGTTCACTTTATATACTGTATAATAATCACTTTTGACACTTTTTTTAACCTATGAATTATTTGCGTTAtcttccctttttttttctttatcattacattttttaattttaaattttatcttctGTCTTGCATCAtctttctataatttttttattcttttataaaaaaaatcaaacatgaaCTCTtgtattaaaattgtaaaaaccaaaattaatattaaaatattctaaaataaattttatcattaatacataaaaaaaatatagtaaaaatatttgtcattgatacataaaaaaaaaagtagcaaATATATAAAAggagacaaatatttttcattaataattataaaagtaCGGACACACATTTGTcgtcaataaatataaaaacaaaaatatgggacaaatattgtttattgatacataaaaaatacaatacgCATATTTGTTaccaataaatataaaatacatgagatatatatttatcactactaaaaattaaaaattaaaaaaattaaaaaagaaagaaaacatcgGACAATTATTTGACCTtgatacataaaataatatgaGACACATATTTTTCaccaataaatattaaaaaaacataatcgataaatataaaaaataaaaaaataaaaacggaGTACgtatttatcattgatacataaaaataacaccgaacaaatatttgttacatatgtatatattaaaaatgagataaatatttatcaatgataaatatataaaaaattatggaaCGCGTATAaattattgatacataaaaaatacatgatatatatttgtcaccgataaatataaaaaaaaaatataagacaaatatttatcattaataaacataaaaaaattaaacaaatatttgtcattggtacataaaaaaatacgggaaacatatattttaccgataaatttttaaaaaattcacaagATAAACATTTATCAcggataaatataaaaaaaaaaacatgagaaaatatttataattgataaatataaaaaacatgggccaaatattttctattgatatataaaaacaacacgtgacaaatatttatcatagatgtatatataaaatatgagataaatatttatcattgataaatataaaaatactagaaaaatatatattattgatacatAAAGAAAATACGGGATGCATACTtaataatggaaaaaaaaaaaaaaaaaaaaaaaaaaaaaaacatgagacAAGTATTTGCCACTAATAAACATAAAACAACATGTGAtgaatatttgttattgataaataaaaaaatatgacacatatttgtcactaataaattaaaaaattacggATAAACacttattattgataaatataaaaaaacatataactaaaatttatatattattgatatataaaaacaaCACAAGACAATTATTTGTCATGAAATAACATACACAAAAACACGGGATACATATTTATCACcgaaacatattaaaaaaaacaagacaattatttattactaataaatataaaaataaatatgaaaaaaatacttataatcGATAAATATTTACCACTAATAAACATAAAACAACATGTGATAAATTTGTcatcaatatataaaataaatatttgacacatatttatcattgataaatttaaaaaattataggtaAACACttatcactaataaatataaaatacatgagataaatatttataacaaataaatattaaaaagaaaaatatatgactaaaatttatatataaaaacaacacaaaataaatatttatcacgaataaatatacaaaaaatacagaataaatatttattcttgaaacatataaaaaatggGACAATTATTTATTACTAAGAAATAtgggaaaaatatttgtaatcgataaatataaaaaatacatgacaaatgtttgtcattgatacataaaaacaaCACGGAACAAACATATATCacagatatatataaaaaaaatataaaataaatatttatcactaataaatataaatacaaacaacaaatatatgttattgatacataaaaaaatgcataatgcatataagatattgatatatacaaaattaatgaCACGTATTTTtcacaataaatataataaaaaaacacaaataaaatatttataaaactaaacataaaaaaacaccgaacaaatatttgtcattgatacataaaaaaaatataagacacGTAATTTTCaccgataatttttttaaaatcacataataaacacttatcaatgataaatataataaaaacatgagaaaaatatcaataatcaaTATTATCTCACTATCTTATTGAGTAACAGGTGGTAAAGTTAAAAATACAAAGTTTTAggttattaaaaatacaaagttATTTGATAAACAATATTATCTCACTATCTTATTGTTTTTTGTATAAGCTTATAGATTTTTTCATACGCCCCTTTTTCTCTATCTTTTTAGAATTgttattttagataaaattcCCTCGTTACTCTGTATTAAATTGAAGGgggaaaaa
It includes:
- the LOC101505248 gene encoding uncharacterized protein; amino-acid sequence: MASLKLLLSQARRHCLTKHPSHFHSPLSHSLISHNRSFSSSQSNPPTTPFESIPIDPVSYPVKPNAPPPPEPQPSSDAQSLTQPPPTPADVPEQPRAWTREDIRYVKDAPSITPVSYPVRVAPLPDDNAGQAKNEELEKERKRIEAEDQIRKKIIKATEDEKMKVPFPLLIKPKQKEKPPLYDLTEAIRQVKANAKAKFDETVEAHVRLGIDSKRTELAVRGTVILPHGAPKAVSVAVFAEGTEAEEAKAAGADIVGGKELIEEIASGNNKLKVDKCFSTPGMAPHLGKIAQYLRKRRLMPDKKLGTLTSDIAGQLKELRQGRIEFKMESKSILHVGVGKVSYKEESLRENIGAFMNAVLQAKPAGLKKTSKYAGYVLSVHICSTIGPGVPVSIQSLSKAADNYKKAHLV